Proteins encoded in a region of the Raphanus sativus cultivar WK10039 chromosome 8, ASM80110v3, whole genome shotgun sequence genome:
- the LOC130499159 gene encoding uncharacterized protein At3g43530-like: MVETRLGKRKDRLPPTDPPPQKSGTSKNSKKNKPKNLKKRKTTDEESSAVEFVGTVGVAEENEVEEPAKDVEDREKEKEESEKEKEREEENGDEDEEEEGNSDASQEEKEENGDEDEEEEGNSDASQEDKEENGDKDEDEEGNSNEEVENKDEEEIQEEEENGTLPTPEENGTPEENRGQNENENQEEGEKEPPLEAESGNVDGDGDGVLGQGEEELEATEAIKPLRMYFYESEYKKQIKIATKCFVNDVMVTFANLKPKMSDTERKWFEKHPQFCHVFHMEKDSNHMVQGMWMLLLRTVDGSKRKEVWFIVNGVPIRYGLREHALISGLSCRNYPLGYKEFGDRKFVKRHFKKGESIRLEDVKAKLLAMGEHRDRLKMMVLFFLGSVICAQTKVGKGAKDVLEFFQRAVDDLEFCENFPWGRYSFDYMVKEISHTMDHFGGRVREKTLWPLPGFCLPLELLAFEAIPKFGLKFRQEVEDVDIDCPRMCRSVFKSAGMKGFSLSKLNRELDKITSGDIHSILPTKTEEEVALLEELTEEEDDVDVDDISIDSWVKRLAEGHSVFFEEMYDVDVAARDPNAQEAVDEDQDDEDQDDEVGGEEGGASQKKMMEELIKQVKMIGTQLKRVKKTMDKFEERMVVPFEAFMKKAMDEGQGSGE; this comes from the exons ATGGTTGAAACTAGGCTGGGTAAGAGAAAGGATAGGCTTCCTCCAACGGATCCTCCTCCGCAAAAGAGCGGGACCTCGAAGAACTCGAAGAAGAACAAACCGAAGAActtgaagaagagaaaaacGACGGATGAGGAATCATCGGCGGTTGAATTTGTTGGAACCGTGGGAGTTGCGGAGGAGAATGAAGTAGAAGAACCGGCTAAGGATGTAGAAGATcgggagaaagagaaagaagaatcggagaaggagaaagaaagggaagaagaaaatggagacgaagatgaagaggaagaaggaaacagcgatgcatctcaagaagagaaagaagaaaatggagacgaagatgaagaggaagaaggaaacagcgatgcatctcaagaagataaagaagaaaatggagataaagatgaagatgaagaaggaaatAGCAATGAAGAAGTAGAGaacaaagatgaagaagaaatacaagaggaggaagagaacgGGACTCTCCCGACTCCCGAAGAGAACGGGACTCCCGAAGAGAACAGAGGTCAAAACGAAAATGAAAatcaagaagaaggagagaaggaACCCCCATTGGAAGCGGAATCAGGAAATGTTGATGGTGATGGTGACGGGGTTCTCGGGCAAGGAGAAGAG GAATTAGAGGCAACCGAGGCAATCAAACCGTTGAGGATGTACTTCTATGAGTCGGAGTACAAGAAACAAATAAAGATAGCGACCAAATGTTTCGTCAATGACGTTATGGTTACATTTGCTAATCTCAAACCGAAGATGAGTGATACTGAGAGGAAGTGGTTTGAGAAGCATCCACAATTCTGTCACGTGTTCCACATGGAGAAGGACTCAAACCACATGGTCCAAGGAATGTGGATGTTGCTATTGCGGACAGTGGATGGCTCGAAGAGGAAGGAAGTGTGGTTCATTGTGAATGGTGTTCCCATCCGCTATGGCCTGAGAGAACACGCTTTGATCTCAGGTCTTAGCTGCCGCAACTATCCACTTGGGTATAAGGAGTTTGGTGATAGAAAGTTCGTGAAGCGCCATTTTAAGAAGGGAGAATCAATAAGGCTTGAGGATGTCAAAGCGAAGCTGTTGGCTATGGGAGAACACAGAGACCGGCTGAAGATGatggttttgttctttttaggAAGTGTTATCTGTGCGCAAACGAAAGTAGGAAAAGGCGCCAAAGATGTTTTGGAATTCTTCCAAAGAGCTGTGGACGATCTCGAGTTCTGCGAAAACTTTCCATGGGGGAGGTACTCGTTTGATTACATGGTTAAGGAGATATCGCACACCATGGATCATTTTGGAGGTCGGGTTAGAGAGAAGACTTTATGGCCACTTCCAGGTTTCTGTCTGCCACTGGAG TTGCTTGCTTTTGAGGCAATTCCCAAGTTTGGATTGAAGTTCAGACAAGAGGTTGAAGACGTCGATATAGACTGTCCTAGGATGTGCAGATCAGTCTTTAAATCAGCAGGGATGAAAGGGTTCTCACTTTCAAAATTGAATCGGGAACTGGACAAAATAACG TCAGGGGATATCCACAGCATCCTTCCTACCAAGACAGAAGAAGAAGTAGCTCTTTTGGAAGAGCTGACTGAAGAGGAGGACGACGTTGATGTCGATGATATTTCTATTGACAGTTGGGTAAAGCGTCTTGCAGAAGGACATTCAGTCTTTTTTGAAGAGATGTATGATGTAGACGTTGCTGCGCGTGATCCAAATGCACAAGAGGCTGTCGACGAAGATCAGGATGACGAAGATCAGGATGACGAAGTAGGTGGAGAGGAAGGAGGCGCAAgccagaagaagatgatggaggaGTTGATCAAACAAGTGAAAATGATTGGCACTCAGCTAAAGAGAGTTAAGAAGACAATGGACAAGTTTGAGGAAAGGATGGTGGTTCCGTTTGAGGCGTTTATGAAGAAAGCTATGGATGAAGGGCAAGGAAGCGGGGAGTGA
- the LOC130499017 gene encoding uncharacterized protein LOC130499017: MSNHVRDIPGSPKESYKMLYSYLYMLEQVNPGTKTCLKLDDISKFEYLFIALGACIEGFAVMRKVIAVEGIRLKNGGVLVFAKAQDPNGQRYPLAFAVVDGENLASWTWFFEMLKSVIPDSSELVFISTRNQSLIFAIGNVFPQAHHGHCLWHLKEKVKLHACNVNKNIVGQKLMELGRYYTVDDFNSAYDSFKIRCPAAYKYVEECGIEKDKWARVFFPRDRYNLDTSNTLGSMKNVFKEATRWALIPMLDCIIRKFSDWFTQRKDVVSRSMNTRLVPRVENYLHDLWAVAHKLPVRELDSYELKYEITDAAGKVFWATLVGKTCTCKVWDYEKFPCLHGLAAYIYFARNVDGRRLDIHELCSKYYWTEMWHLAYSRTLNVVPDMASWNVPDQIKEVKIIPPDRIKRQGRKRLGNECKYFSWFDEEDGTEWQRRALLQTRDEIREKNKVIEQLQKIISEMKSHLEKKKTGKGGNDENEEDDIVRKFEELYA; this comes from the exons ATGAGCAATCACGTCAGAGATATACCTGGTAGTCCGAAAGAGAGCTACAAGATGTTGTATAGTTATTTGTACATGTTAGAGCAAGTGAATCCGGGGACAAAAACCTGTTTGAAATTGGATGATATAAGTAAATTTGAGTACCTTTTCATAGCTTTGGGAGCTTGCATTGAAGGGTTTGCAGTTATGAGGAAGGTGATAGCTGTGGAGGGGATACGTCTGAAGAACGGTGGTGTTTTAGTTTTCGCGAAAGCTCAGGATCCTAATGGTCAGAGGTATCCACTTGCGTTTGCAGTAGTAGATGGTGAGAATCTTGCTAGTTGGACTTGGTTTTTCGAGATGCTTAAAAGTGTTATACCAGACTCTTCTGAACTGGTTTTCATTAGTACAAGAAATCAGAGCTTGATCTTCGCCATAGGAAACGTGTTTCCACAGGCTCACCATGGTCATTGTTTATGGCATTTGAAGGAAAAGGTGAAATTGCATGCTTGTAACGTCAACAAGAATATAGTCGGGCAAAAACTTATGGAGTTGGGCAGATATTACACGGTTGATGACTTCAATTCTGCTTACGACTCATTTAAGATAAGATGTCCTGCTGCGTACAAGTATGTGGAGGAATGTGGTATTGAAAAGGACAAATGGGCAAGGGTTTTTTTCCCACGTGATAGGTACAACTTGGATACAAGCAACACTCTGGGATCAATGAAGAACGTGTTTAAAGAGGCAACGAGGTGGGCCTTAATACCAATGCTGGATTGTATCATTAGGAAATTCTCTGATTGGTTCACTCAACGGAAGGATGTTGTTTCTAGATCAATGAATACAAGACTGGTGCCTCGGGTTGAGAACTACTTGCACGATCTATGGGCTGTTGCACATAAGCTACCTGTGCGGGAACTTGATAGTTACGAGCTTAAGTACGAGATCACTGACGCTGCAGGAAAGGTGTTTTGGGCGACCTTGGTTGGAAAAACTTGTACTTGCAAGGTGTGGGACTATGAAAAGTTCCCTTGTCTGCATGGACTGGCAGCTTATATCTATTTCGCTAGGAATGTTGATGGCAGGCGCCTTGATATCCATGAGTTGTGCTCAAAATACTACTGGACGGAAATGTGGCATTTGGCGTATTCCAGAACACTTAATGTTGTGCCCGACATGGCTTCTTGGAATGTACCAGATCAGATCAAGGAGGTGAAGATCATACCTCCAGATCGCATCAAGCGGCAAGGAAGGAAAAGG CTTGGAAATGAATGCAAGTACTTCTCTTGGTTCGATGAAGAGGATGGTACAGAATGGCAAAGGAGAGCATTGCTTCAAACCCGTGATGAAATCCGAGAGAAGAATAAAGTGATTGAGCAATTACAGAAGATCATTTCTGAAATGAAAAGTcatttggagaagaagaagacagggAAGGGCGGGAATGAcgaaaatgaagaagatgacATTGTTAGGAAGTTTGAAGAATTGTATGCTTAG